In Deltaproteobacteria bacterium, a single genomic region encodes these proteins:
- a CDS encoding carbohydrate porin gives MSHARAAEPGAAEPETSEPSGPVDPPRADSGDADGHDAELERRVEALERELAALREAEAKRATKPIEPAPRSTDTKSAALPASPKDDHGASAGDSKDNRTPDYAEGFHFGSYGRVIAGGDHRGRAGRDGDIVAFGSRLDESNYAELELRREDYWEQTDSYTRIVATAAVANPMFHYNGVFAAKLAMRNLYIEESGLGLKHLKVWAGSRMYRGDDIYVLNFWPLDNLNTLGGGLSYEFIPNLVLKLHTGVNQPDNAFFGQDVSRPRPLGQVGAQNVRIADRQKSISSIKLSHIFGVGTHGGGIKPVVYGEVHYTPKAQRERETQQYESLPDDIGYLVGAQLGLFTGQRSTHLNLVFRYAGGLAAYGELNAPSRLSPARTSKGAREMVIALSGNYEVGPFGVLLGSYFRSFRNASPGLDVDDVDEGIVLARPTVWFGKIAGLSLEGSYQAQRRGVLVPKPGGGLAPQLGQMGRIGLVPFLTPAGRGNYARPHIRVIYLLTLRDAGARRLYPADDIYAIRKVDHFIGLGAEWWFGSTSYFRD, from the coding sequence GTGAGTCACGCCCGAGCCGCCGAACCGGGTGCTGCGGAGCCGGAAACCTCCGAGCCGTCCGGGCCGGTCGACCCGCCGCGCGCAGATTCAGGCGACGCCGATGGGCACGACGCCGAGCTCGAGCGAAGGGTCGAAGCGCTCGAGCGCGAGCTCGCCGCGCTGCGCGAGGCCGAGGCCAAGCGCGCGACGAAGCCGATCGAGCCCGCACCCCGATCCACCGACACGAAGTCCGCCGCCCTACCGGCGTCGCCCAAGGACGATCATGGCGCGAGCGCGGGCGACTCGAAGGACAACCGCACGCCCGACTACGCCGAGGGCTTCCACTTCGGCTCGTACGGTCGAGTCATCGCGGGCGGCGATCACCGCGGGCGGGCGGGTCGCGACGGCGACATCGTCGCGTTCGGTTCGCGCCTCGACGAGTCGAACTACGCCGAGCTCGAGCTGCGTCGCGAGGACTACTGGGAGCAGACCGACAGCTACACGCGCATCGTCGCGACCGCGGCGGTCGCCAACCCGATGTTCCACTACAACGGGGTGTTCGCGGCCAAGCTCGCGATGCGCAACCTCTATATCGAGGAGTCGGGCCTGGGCCTGAAGCACCTCAAGGTGTGGGCGGGCTCGCGGATGTACCGCGGCGACGACATCTACGTGCTCAACTTCTGGCCGCTCGACAATCTCAACACACTGGGCGGCGGGCTCAGCTACGAGTTCATCCCCAACCTCGTGCTCAAGCTGCACACCGGCGTGAACCAGCCCGACAACGCGTTCTTTGGTCAGGACGTGTCGCGCCCGCGCCCGCTCGGCCAGGTCGGTGCGCAGAACGTCCGCATCGCCGACCGGCAGAAGTCGATCTCGAGCATCAAGCTCAGCCACATCTTCGGCGTCGGCACGCACGGCGGCGGCATCAAGCCCGTGGTCTACGGCGAGGTCCACTACACGCCCAAGGCCCAGCGCGAGCGCGAGACCCAGCAGTACGAGAGCCTGCCCGACGACATCGGCTACCTCGTGGGCGCGCAGCTGGGCCTCTTCACCGGCCAGCGCAGCACCCACCTGAACCTGGTGTTCCGCTACGCCGGCGGGCTCGCGGCCTACGGCGAGCTGAACGCGCCCTCGCGACTGTCACCCGCGCGCACCAGCAAGGGCGCGCGAGAGATGGTGATCGCGCTGTCGGGCAACTACGAGGTCGGCCCGTTCGGCGTGTTGCTGGGCTCGTACTTCCGATCGTTCCGCAACGCGAGCCCGGGCCTCGACGTCGACGACGTCGACGAGGGCATCGTGCTCGCACGCCCGACGGTGTGGTTCGGCAAGATCGCCGGCCTGTCGCTCGAGGGTTCGTACCAAGCCCAGCGTCGCGGCGTGCTGGTGCCCAAGCCCGGCGGCGGCCTCGCGCCGCAGCTGGGCCAGATGGGACGCATCGGCCTGGTCCCGTTCCTCACGCCGGCCGGGCGCGGCAACTATGCTCGCCCGCACATCCGCGTGATCTATCTGCTGACGCTGCGCGACGCCGGCGCGCGCCGGCTCTACCCCGCCGACGACATCTACGCGATCCGCAAGGTCGACCACTTCATCGGGCTCGGCGCCGAGTGGTGGTTCGGCTCGACCAGCTACTTCCGGGACTAG
- a CDS encoding alpha-amylase produces the protein MTRHALLFALAAASTGCMDFGDVEQPITLASHVDDWRDEIIYQVLVDRFANGDVSNDYGVRFDDLARYQGGDWRGLRDNLDYLEQLGVTTLWISPIIRNVETDANVDGYHGYWAQDLAALNPHFGDITELRALVDDAHARDMKIVVDIVTNHVGQAFYYDLNLNGVPDINFQGNGSGNNPTRHYTEYDPDFDPRGVQAFTSLGEAGPAPIVFQYDPATGHLPPSPVLLQDPAAYNRKGRTFDFDDPDQLLHGDFPGGLKDIDTSRCDVKQMMVDVFATWVEQTDIDGFRIDTVKHVEYEFWRFFTQRLRARLAAKGKHDFLMFGEVFDGRDDLLGSFTRHDVLGPADLAGFLGKPAAPDPSDEDQLAAEAACVPDGVPLRGDQLDSVFYFSQHFQAIRDVFQQAQSTDRIEALWTARQTNWGDTPNEDGIGVAPRDMPINFLDNHDVPRFLYNVRDQDPEVAQALLHNAIAFTFTAPGIPCVYYGTEQGFDGGNDPANRERLWDTGFDITNPTFTWVQRLAQLRGRYKSLRRGGMQVLWSTTAVGDEPDAGIFAFERLGGDGGGSYAVVVFNSHHGQASTTRTPDRAMTVAAPAGTELVDVLAKDGERFVVASDGSLDVTVAPMSAVILVPVAEAQ, from the coding sequence ATGACGCGCCACGCCCTCCTCTTCGCGCTCGCGGCCGCCTCGACCGGTTGCATGGACTTCGGCGACGTCGAGCAGCCGATCACGCTGGCCAGCCACGTCGACGACTGGCGCGACGAGATCATCTATCAGGTGCTGGTCGATCGTTTCGCCAACGGCGACGTCAGCAACGACTACGGGGTCCGCTTCGACGACCTCGCGCGCTACCAGGGCGGCGACTGGCGCGGCCTGCGGGACAACCTCGACTACCTCGAGCAGCTCGGCGTCACGACGCTGTGGATCTCGCCGATCATCCGCAACGTCGAGACCGACGCGAACGTCGACGGCTACCACGGCTACTGGGCGCAGGACCTCGCAGCCCTGAACCCGCACTTCGGCGACATCACCGAGCTACGCGCATTGGTCGACGACGCCCACGCGCGCGACATGAAGATCGTGGTCGACATCGTCACCAACCACGTCGGCCAGGCCTTCTATTACGACCTCAACCTGAACGGCGTGCCCGACATCAACTTCCAGGGCAACGGCTCGGGCAACAACCCCACGCGGCACTACACGGAGTACGACCCCGACTTCGACCCGCGCGGCGTGCAGGCGTTCACCTCGCTGGGTGAGGCCGGACCAGCGCCGATCGTCTTCCAGTACGACCCCGCGACTGGGCACCTGCCGCCCTCACCGGTGCTGCTGCAGGATCCCGCGGCCTACAACCGCAAGGGTCGCACCTTCGACTTCGACGACCCCGACCAGCTGCTGCACGGCGACTTCCCCGGCGGCCTGAAGGACATCGACACCAGCCGCTGCGACGTGAAGCAGATGATGGTCGACGTGTTCGCGACCTGGGTCGAGCAGACCGACATCGACGGCTTCCGCATCGACACGGTCAAGCACGTCGAGTACGAGTTCTGGCGTTTCTTCACCCAGCGCCTGCGCGCGCGACTGGCCGCAAAGGGAAAGCACGACTTCCTCATGTTCGGCGAGGTCTTCGACGGGCGCGACGACCTGCTGGGCAGCTTCACGCGCCACGACGTGCTCGGGCCGGCCGACCTCGCCGGCTTCCTCGGCAAGCCGGCGGCACCCGACCCCAGCGACGAGGACCAGCTCGCGGCCGAGGCCGCGTGCGTGCCCGATGGCGTGCCGTTGCGCGGCGACCAGCTCGACAGCGTGTTCTACTTCTCGCAGCACTTCCAGGCCATCCGCGACGTGTTCCAGCAGGCGCAGTCGACCGATCGCATCGAGGCGCTGTGGACCGCGCGACAGACCAACTGGGGCGACACGCCGAACGAGGACGGCATCGGCGTCGCGCCGCGGGACATGCCGATCAACTTCCTCGACAACCACGACGTCCCGCGCTTCCTCTACAACGTCCGCGACCAGGACCCCGAGGTCGCGCAGGCGCTGCTGCACAACGCGATCGCGTTCACCTTCACGGCGCCGGGGATCCCATGCGTGTACTACGGCACCGAGCAAGGCTTCGACGGCGGCAATGACCCCGCCAACCGCGAGCGTCTGTGGGACACCGGCTTCGACATCACCAACCCGACGTTCACGTGGGTGCAACGTCTGGCGCAGCTCCGCGGGCGCTACAAGTCGCTGCGTCGCGGTGGCATGCAGGTGCTGTGGTCGACCACCGCCGTGGGCGACGAGCCCGATGCCGGCATCTTTGCGTTCGAGCGGCTGGGCGGCGACGGCGGTGGATCCTACGCGGTGGTCGTGTTCAACAGCCACCACGGCCAGGCGAGCACCACCCGCACGCCCGATCGCGCGATGACGGTCGCCGCACCCGCGGGCACCGAGCTGGTCGACGTGTTGGCCAAGGACGGCGAACGCTTCGTGGTCGCCAGCGACGGCAGCCTCGACGTCACGGTCGCGCCGATGTCGGCGGTGATCTTGGTGCCGGTCGCCGAAGCGCAGTAG
- a CDS encoding exonuclease, producing the protein MPWIMVDIEADGPIPGDYSMIVMGAVVVEPGLGRSFRGELRPISERWIPEALAVSGFSRAQTLGFDDAAATMQAFVAWLSGLGGDAPRFVSDNNGFDWQFVNWYLHHFVGRNPFGHSSTNLGSLYKGLVKDMRQNFKHLRRTAHTHDPVDDARGNAEAMLALSGMGLRIRF; encoded by the coding sequence ATGCCTTGGATCATGGTCGACATCGAGGCCGATGGCCCGATCCCCGGCGACTACTCGATGATCGTCATGGGTGCCGTCGTGGTCGAGCCCGGGCTCGGTCGCAGCTTCCGCGGTGAGCTGCGGCCGATCTCGGAGCGATGGATCCCCGAGGCGTTGGCGGTCTCGGGCTTCAGCAGGGCGCAGACCCTCGGGTTCGACGACGCCGCCGCCACGATGCAGGCGTTCGTGGCGTGGTTGTCGGGCCTGGGCGGCGACGCGCCGCGTTTCGTGTCGGACAACAACGGCTTCGACTGGCAATTCGTGAACTGGTACCTGCACCACTTCGTGGGTCGCAACCCGTTCGGCCACAGCTCGACGAATCTCGGCTCGCTGTACAAGGGCCTCGTGAAGGACATGCGGCAGAACTTCAAGCACCTGCGTCGCACCGCGCACACCCATGATCCGGTCGACGACGCGCGCGGCAACGCCGAGGCGATGCTGGCGCTTTCGGGCATGGGCCTGCGGATTCGCTTCTGA
- a CDS encoding leucine-rich repeat domain-containing protein — MVGHRWVGWCVVLAVGCGSKPPGGADSGESSGEPETGSSEGSSESGTTGPQAACEVVEVPDAALAAALRIELELDADAPIPGDLLAAKDLLFMPGAGIADLSGLECATGLEQLFVSDNQIVDISVLAGLPALQNVALDGNLIADISPFAGHAQLHTLGVSRNQIASTAALSDLPQLANLDLSDNPLTVVEGLDDVPALVSFRFQRTGVTELGFLAKLASVDNVWGDGAAVTSLATLPDLPALTHLSLSDNAIADATTAASLPLLEYLDLAGNQLADVEGLAQAELPALTGLSLDRNPLVGLDSVAAIATLERLSINDVGVVDLAPLAAFEPALGWLAARGNGIVDIAPVADVHALDLADNAIVDISALAGATDVQALDLSNNAITDFAALLDVAFASCAIVTLTGNPGDPATVTSSMCTDAVVVTGVCMPEACDPCPGDDDCG, encoded by the coding sequence ATGGTTGGACATCGGTGGGTTGGTTGGTGCGTGGTGTTGGCGGTCGGTTGTGGCAGCAAGCCGCCGGGCGGCGCTGACAGTGGTGAGAGCAGCGGCGAGCCCGAGACGGGCTCGAGCGAGGGCTCGAGCGAGAGCGGCACGACGGGCCCGCAAGCCGCGTGCGAGGTCGTCGAGGTGCCCGATGCCGCGCTTGCGGCCGCACTGCGCATCGAGCTCGAGCTCGACGCGGATGCGCCGATCCCCGGCGATCTTTTGGCCGCGAAAGACCTGCTGTTCATGCCCGGGGCCGGCATTGCCGATCTGAGCGGGCTCGAGTGCGCGACCGGGCTCGAGCAGCTGTTCGTGTCCGACAACCAGATCGTCGACATCTCTGTGCTCGCCGGTCTGCCCGCGCTGCAGAACGTCGCGCTCGACGGCAATCTCATCGCGGACATCTCGCCGTTTGCGGGGCATGCCCAGCTGCACACGCTCGGGGTCTCGCGCAATCAGATCGCATCGACGGCCGCGCTGAGCGACCTGCCACAGCTCGCGAATCTCGACCTCTCCGACAACCCGCTGACCGTCGTCGAAGGTCTCGACGATGTGCCCGCGCTGGTCTCGTTCCGCTTCCAGCGCACCGGCGTCACCGAGCTCGGCTTCCTCGCGAAACTGGCTAGCGTCGACAACGTGTGGGGCGACGGTGCAGCCGTCACGTCGCTGGCCACGCTGCCCGACCTTCCCGCGCTCACGCATCTCTCGCTCTCCGACAATGCGATTGCCGACGCGACGACGGCCGCGAGCCTGCCGTTGCTCGAGTACCTCGATCTCGCCGGTAATCAACTCGCCGATGTCGAAGGGCTCGCGCAGGCCGAGCTGCCGGCGCTGACCGGGCTCTCGCTCGATCGCAACCCGCTGGTCGGTCTCGACAGCGTCGCTGCGATCGCGACGCTCGAGCGCCTCTCGATCAACGATGTCGGTGTCGTCGATCTCGCGCCGCTCGCCGCATTCGAGCCGGCGCTCGGGTGGCTGGCGGCGCGCGGCAACGGCATCGTCGACATCGCGCCCGTCGCGGACGTGCACGCGCTCGATCTCGCCGACAACGCGATCGTCGACATCTCGGCGCTCGCCGGTGCGACGGATGTGCAGGCGCTCGACCTGTCGAACAATGCGATCACAGACTTCGCGGCCCTGCTCGACGTGGCATTCGCGTCCTGCGCGATCGTCACGCTCACGGGTAACCCCGGCGACCCCGCGACGGTGACCTCGTCCATGTGCACCGATGCGGTGGTCGTCACCGGCGTGTGCATGCCCGAGGCATGCGACCCGTGTCCTGGTGACGACGACTGCGGCTAG
- a CDS encoding alpha/beta hydrolase, whose translation MLRARPFHLGLLLAIACAPKTTIPIGTHPHPASSPAAASRTLLVLLPGRGDLGEDYARHAFVARAHAEAGVDVITVDAHFGYYADRTLRERLHEDVLAPSRGRYEHIWLLGISMGGIGALLTAEKYPDDVDGLLLIAPYLGRRRTIEAVMRAGGLAKWQPPADLAWDERLWAWMKSTDTPIYLAYGTEDFGARAHVVLAAALPKDRVLTAPGEHAWTTWTPLFDRLLDEVDELTPPE comes from the coding sequence ATGCTTCGTGCGCGACCGTTCCACCTCGGCCTCTTGCTCGCGATCGCTTGTGCGCCGAAGACCACGATCCCGATCGGCACCCACCCCCACCCGGCCAGCTCGCCCGCCGCCGCGTCGCGCACGCTGCTCGTGCTGCTCCCCGGCCGCGGTGATCTCGGCGAGGACTATGCCCGCCACGCCTTCGTCGCGCGCGCCCACGCCGAAGCCGGCGTCGACGTCATCACCGTCGACGCGCACTTCGGCTACTACGCCGATCGCACGCTCCGCGAGCGCCTCCACGAAGACGTGCTCGCGCCCTCGCGTGGCCGCTACGAGCACATCTGGTTGCTCGGCATCTCCATGGGCGGCATCGGTGCGCTGCTCACCGCCGAGAAGTACCCCGACGACGTCGATGGCCTCCTCCTCATCGCGCCCTACCTCGGGCGTCGCCGCACCATCGAGGCGGTCATGCGCGCCGGTGGCCTTGCGAAATGGCAGCCGCCGGCCGATCTCGCGTGGGACGAGCGGCTGTGGGCCTGGATGAAGTCCACCGACACACCCATCTACCTCGCGTACGGCACCGAGGACTTCGGTGCACGGGCCCACGTGGTGCTCGCCGCCGCGCTGCCGAAGGACCGCGTGCTCACGGCCCCCGGTGAGCACGCCTGGACCACATGGACGCCGCTGTTCGATCGACTGCTCGACGAGGTCGACGAGCTCACGCCGCCCGAATGA
- a CDS encoding VWA domain-containing protein — MHLIALGLVAATTAVFSHRDRTPEDPELVSLVATADREAVVAGHATTTVVRLEVAAATRTDDGELGVNLGLLLDTSGSMAGEPIEQARAAVHALVDELRPQDRLTVVTFDSRAQLVQASATIDDVDLRSLHARIDEIRAEGTTDLAAGLGTLLAQLNASPTVGDLDRIVIVGDGVPNDARPIAGQVEAARQAGYAITTLGVGLDYDEVLLGEMARNSGGRFHHLECGADLAGSFAAELFGAQRQIAANVSLQLSTGPGVTIERVVGHGATMSGVHQHAVVLGELAEGESQELFVELAVDAAEHGTTLELLDAVVTYDDRVGGAGRLERRAFSSMPVSADLAVLALRDADVERGVVAARAAAATIDAIAMAQRGDLDGADSLLHANEQELSRSVAGKGGEDMHEGALVRQRDELIRLRGEVRNVAAPKAASPEPSAGYRRVAKEANATAVELLQAHR, encoded by the coding sequence GTGCACCTCATCGCCCTTGGCCTCGTGGCGGCCACGACCGCGGTCTTCAGCCACCGCGACCGCACGCCCGAAGACCCGGAGCTCGTGAGCCTCGTCGCGACCGCGGATCGCGAGGCCGTCGTCGCCGGCCACGCCACGACCACGGTGGTGCGACTCGAGGTCGCCGCGGCGACGCGGACCGATGATGGCGAGCTCGGCGTCAACCTCGGACTCCTGCTCGACACGTCGGGATCGATGGCCGGGGAGCCGATCGAGCAGGCTCGCGCGGCGGTGCACGCCTTGGTGGACGAGCTGCGGCCGCAGGATCGCCTGACCGTCGTCACCTTCGATTCGCGCGCGCAGCTCGTCCAGGCCTCCGCGACGATCGACGACGTCGATCTTCGGTCGCTGCACGCACGCATCGACGAGATCCGGGCGGAGGGCACCACCGACCTCGCGGCGGGCCTGGGCACACTGCTGGCCCAGCTGAACGCGAGTCCGACCGTCGGCGACCTCGACCGCATCGTGATCGTCGGGGATGGCGTGCCCAATGACGCTCGCCCGATCGCGGGGCAGGTCGAGGCTGCGCGGCAGGCCGGCTATGCGATCACGACCCTCGGCGTGGGCCTCGACTACGACGAGGTGCTGCTCGGCGAGATGGCGCGGAACTCCGGCGGTCGATTCCACCACTTGGAGTGCGGCGCGGATCTGGCCGGCAGCTTCGCCGCCGAATTGTTCGGCGCCCAGCGCCAGATCGCAGCCAACGTGTCACTGCAGCTGTCGACCGGGCCCGGCGTGACGATCGAGCGGGTCGTCGGCCACGGCGCGACGATGAGCGGCGTGCACCAGCACGCCGTGGTGCTCGGCGAACTCGCCGAGGGCGAGTCGCAGGAGCTGTTCGTCGAGCTCGCGGTCGACGCGGCCGAGCACGGCACCACGCTGGAGCTGCTCGACGCGGTGGTTACCTACGACGACCGCGTCGGCGGTGCCGGCCGGCTCGAGCGCCGCGCGTTCTCGTCGATGCCGGTCAGCGCGGACCTCGCTGTACTCGCGCTCCGCGATGCGGACGTCGAGCGTGGCGTGGTGGCGGCCCGCGCCGCCGCGGCGACGATCGATGCGATCGCGATGGCGCAGCGCGGGGACCTCGACGGTGCAGATTCTCTGCTGCATGCGAACGAGCAGGAGCTGAGTCGAAGCGTGGCGGGCAAGGGTGGCGAGGACATGCACGAGGGCGCGCTCGTCCGGCAGCGCGACGAGCTGATTCGGCTGCGCGGCGAGGTCCGTAACGTTGCCGCGCCCAAGGCCGCGTCGCCCGAGCCGAGCGCCGGATACCGCCGCGTCGCCAAGGAGGCGAACGCAACGGCGGTGGAGTTGCTGCAGGCGCACCGATGA
- a CDS encoding sigma-70 family RNA polymerase sigma factor — MTRTPTPLDPTLAFAAELPFLRGLARRLAHGSADAEPDDLVHDAWLDVMHAEPEVRSHWRGFLAKVLRHRAAMNARAATRRERREQLAASTASAPQVSIESAVHLSGVLRALADALDELGPDDRALLEGRFVEGLAIDVLAERHASTAVAVRSRVHRILARLRAALDERHGGRERWALALMPAVGLTRPALPAMGVTTMVSAKVMTAGAVAVAAISTAWWLQARTPTAAAVASVPITASAPVAPLPPSATPSVSSPSSPKHDAQRSTWSRKRDEIHARRLARAAAAPTVEAPAPTPEPDTAVPVEAVSAGDVPAPLRPLFGSLVEQLQEAFKDCVELLPAGAKGRISMKAAVISDPDVGAVVENVDVVEDSVGAKVMQECVRESIYAFDLANPAESLTRTFDFTVDLDERTMSAGTDVTLEQLEQMIADDPKLLEEHPEIAEALAQARAQEAAAAATGAPPPT; from the coding sequence ATGACGCGCACCCCAACACCGCTCGACCCGACGCTGGCGTTCGCGGCCGAGCTCCCGTTCCTGCGGGGGCTCGCGCGACGCTTGGCGCACGGCTCGGCCGATGCCGAGCCCGACGACCTCGTGCACGACGCCTGGCTCGACGTGATGCACGCCGAGCCGGAGGTCCGCAGCCACTGGCGGGGATTCCTGGCCAAGGTGCTGCGTCATCGCGCGGCGATGAATGCCCGCGCGGCGACCCGACGGGAGCGAAGGGAGCAGCTGGCCGCGTCGACCGCGAGCGCGCCGCAGGTCTCGATCGAGTCGGCGGTCCACCTCTCGGGGGTCCTGCGCGCGCTCGCCGATGCGCTCGACGAGCTCGGGCCCGACGATCGGGCACTGCTCGAGGGTCGCTTCGTCGAGGGGCTGGCGATCGACGTGCTGGCCGAGCGCCACGCTTCGACCGCGGTCGCGGTGCGCAGTCGCGTGCATCGCATCCTCGCGCGGCTGCGTGCGGCGCTCGACGAGCGCCACGGCGGACGCGAGCGCTGGGCGTTGGCGTTGATGCCCGCGGTCGGGCTGACGAGGCCGGCGTTGCCGGCGATGGGGGTGACGACGATGGTGAGCGCAAAGGTGATGACCGCAGGTGCGGTGGCGGTGGCGGCGATCTCGACCGCATGGTGGCTGCAAGCCCGCACGCCGACGGCGGCCGCGGTGGCGTCGGTTCCGATCACCGCGAGTGCACCCGTCGCACCACTGCCGCCGTCGGCGACCCCGTCGGTGTCGTCGCCGTCATCGCCGAAGCACGACGCGCAGCGCAGCACGTGGTCCCGCAAACGCGACGAGATCCATGCCCGACGCCTCGCCCGTGCCGCCGCTGCGCCGACCGTCGAAGCGCCTGCGCCCACGCCCGAGCCCGATACCGCGGTGCCGGTCGAGGCCGTGAGCGCCGGTGACGTTCCGGCGCCGTTGCGGCCGCTGTTCGGCTCGCTGGTCGAGCAGCTGCAAGAGGCCTTCAAGGACTGCGTCGAGCTGCTGCCGGCGGGCGCCAAGGGCCGCATCTCGATGAAGGCCGCGGTCATCAGCGACCCCGACGTCGGCGCGGTCGTCGAGAACGTCGATGTCGTCGAGGACTCGGTCGGCGCCAAGGTCATGCAGGAGTGCGTGCGCGAGTCGATCTATGCCTTCGACCTCGCCAACCCCGCCGAGTCGTTGACCCGCACGTTCGACTTCACCGTCGATCTCGACGAGCGCACCATGAGCGCTGGCACGGACGTCACACTCGAGCAGCTCGAGCAGATGATCGCCGACGACCCGAAGCTGCTCGAGGAGCACCCCGAGATCGCCGAGGCGCTCGCGCAAGCTCGCGCGCAGGAGGCCGCTGCGGCCGCCACCGGCGCGCCGCCGCCCACGTAG
- the sigZ gene encoding RNA polymerase sigma factor SigZ: MIEGRVGWRELAEQLRPFVARRLDASADVDDVLQEVFLRLQRGADGLRDDQRFGPWVYRITRNAIVDHQRARARHPVVDAAVADDAPLDSDDDDDAAEQGLASCIAPFVAMLPSPYREALTLTELEGLTQREAAEMLGISLSGMKSRVQRGRAQLRRALEVCCDIDVDVRGRVIGYTPRPDGTLPGGAQTRQFLPRDRLDGRCSGAAPARLAPTRACWRAEDVADPRTWTYELDAEARAALGDLVASVADRPLAAIDRATLPTDGPLVHATRPWRAALRDGLGFVRVRGLDVDAMTEDELVRAYLLLGLHLGTPVPQNLHGELLTHVRDTGADPRLASTRLYTTRAEQDFHTDGADIIGLLCRRSAHSGGTSQLASSAAIVAELQRTRPQLYAALFTEFPWRYEESGIAPIVLSRPICSTPSVGEDGARVNTFFIPWYIRGAQALPDAPRLTADQLAAIEAIEQLAHDPRFHVDMTLVPGDLQWVKNAAILHRRTAYEDHDAPDRKRHLLRLWLSAPDFDDGDTRLRAGITAENVR, translated from the coding sequence GTGATCGAAGGACGCGTGGGTTGGCGTGAGCTGGCTGAGCAGCTGCGCCCGTTCGTCGCCCGCCGGCTCGACGCGTCCGCCGACGTCGACGACGTGCTGCAGGAGGTGTTCCTCCGCCTGCAGCGCGGCGCCGACGGGCTGCGCGACGACCAGCGGTTCGGGCCGTGGGTGTATCGGATCACCCGCAACGCCATCGTCGATCACCAGCGCGCGAGGGCGCGGCATCCGGTCGTCGACGCGGCGGTCGCCGACGATGCGCCACTCGATTCGGACGACGACGACGATGCGGCCGAGCAGGGGCTGGCGAGCTGCATCGCGCCGTTCGTGGCGATGCTGCCGTCGCCCTACCGCGAGGCGCTCACGCTCACCGAGCTCGAGGGCCTGACCCAGCGCGAGGCGGCCGAGATGCTCGGGATCTCGCTGTCGGGCATGAAGTCGCGGGTGCAGCGGGGCCGCGCGCAGCTGCGACGCGCGCTCGAGGTTTGCTGCGACATCGACGTCGACGTCCGCGGCCGCGTGATCGGCTACACCCCGCGGCCCGATGGCACCCTGCCCGGCGGCGCGCAGACCCGACAGTTCCTGCCGCGCGATCGCCTCGACGGGCGCTGCTCGGGCGCCGCGCCGGCTCGGCTCGCGCCGACGCGCGCGTGCTGGCGGGCCGAGGACGTCGCCGATCCGCGCACGTGGACGTACGAGCTCGATGCCGAGGCGCGTGCGGCCCTCGGTGACCTGGTCGCGTCGGTCGCCGATCGACCGCTCGCGGCGATCGATCGCGCGACGTTGCCGACCGACGGCCCGCTGGTCCACGCGACCCGGCCGTGGCGCGCCGCGCTGCGCGACGGCCTCGGGTTCGTCCGCGTCCGCGGCCTCGACGTCGACGCGATGACCGAGGACGAACTCGTGCGCGCCTACCTGCTGCTCGGGCTGCACCTGGGCACGCCAGTGCCGCAGAACCTCCACGGCGAGCTGCTCACCCACGTGCGCGATACTGGGGCCGATCCGCGGCTTGCGAGCACGCGGCTGTACACCACCCGGGCCGAGCAGGACTTCCACACCGACGGCGCCGACATCATCGGCCTGCTGTGTCGCCGGTCGGCGCACAGCGGCGGCACCAGTCAGCTCGCCAGCTCGGCGGCGATCGTCGCCGAACTCCAGCGCACCCGTCCCCAGCTCTACGCGGCGCTGTTCACCGAGTTCCCCTGGCGCTACGAAGAGTCCGGCATCGCGCCGATCGTGCTGAGCCGACCGATCTGCTCGACGCCCTCGGTGGGCGAGGACGGTGCGCGCGTCAACACGTTCTTCATCCCGTGGTACATCCGCGGTGCACAGGCGCTGCCCGACGCACCGCGGCTCACGGCGGACCAGCTCGCGGCGATCGAAGCGATCGAGCAGCTCGCCCACGACCCGCGCTTCCACGTCGACATGACACTGGTGCCGGGCGATCTGCAGTGGGTGAAGAACGCCGCGATCCTGCACCGCCGCACCGCCTACGAGGACCACGACGCGCCCGATCGCAAGCGCCACCTGTTGCGTCTGTGGCTGAGCGCGCCCGATTTCGACGACGGCGACACCCGGCTGCGCGCCGGCATCACGGCGGAGAACGTCCGATGA